The proteins below come from a single Microbacterium sp. SLBN-154 genomic window:
- a CDS encoding NAD(+) synthase, translating into MSLPFESAYRHGFARAAACTIPVAIADPATNAAAVLDTVRELDGDAVAVALFPELCLTGYAIDDLFLQDAVLDGVVTAVEQLVAASEDLMPVLVVGAPLRHRNRLYNCAVVIHRGELLGVAPKSYLPTYREFYERRWFAPGDDQRGEDIQVGSLQAPFGPDLLFEALDVPDLVIHAEVCEDLWVPIPPSSSAALAGATVLLNLSGSPITIARAEDRKDLCKSQSLRCLAGYVYAAAGMGESTNDLSWDGQTMIYEGGNLLAETERFPDGPRHAVADIDLDRLRQDRMRQGTFDDNRRTLHADAMFRTVHFRLDPPARDIGLRRVLDRFPFVPDDPARLAQDCYEAFNIQVSGLEQRMRAIGGPKPVIGVSGGLDSTHALLVVARAMDRMGRPRSDILAYTMPGFATSDHTRSNAIALAEALGASIETIDIRPAATEILKGIDHPFSGGEPVYDVTFENVQAGIRTDFLFRLANQNGGIVIGTSDLSELALGWATYGVGDQMSHYAVNAGVPKTLIQHLIRWVISRPETEGGSTALSDRAVEVLQSVLDTEISPELVPAGEDGEIQSTESKIGPYSLNDFTLFHVLRYGLRPSKIAFLAERAWRDPDAGAWPPGFPADDRYAYELPEIVRWLRNFLQRYFAFAQFKRSAIPNGPKVSPAGSLSPRGDWRAPSDGNAAAWLAELDAALPQFAGD; encoded by the coding sequence ATGAGCCTGCCGTTCGAGAGCGCCTACCGTCACGGCTTCGCACGCGCCGCGGCCTGCACCATCCCGGTCGCGATCGCCGACCCGGCGACCAATGCGGCCGCGGTGCTCGACACCGTTCGCGAGCTCGACGGTGACGCGGTCGCCGTGGCGCTGTTCCCCGAGCTGTGTCTCACCGGATACGCCATCGACGACCTCTTCCTCCAAGACGCCGTGCTCGACGGCGTGGTCACCGCCGTCGAGCAGCTCGTCGCGGCATCCGAGGATCTCATGCCCGTGCTCGTCGTCGGCGCGCCGCTTCGGCACCGGAACCGCCTCTACAACTGCGCGGTCGTGATCCACCGCGGCGAACTTCTCGGTGTCGCGCCGAAGTCGTACCTCCCGACCTATCGCGAGTTCTACGAGCGGCGCTGGTTCGCGCCCGGAGACGACCAGCGCGGCGAAGACATCCAGGTCGGCTCCCTTCAGGCGCCCTTCGGGCCAGACCTGCTCTTCGAAGCGCTCGACGTGCCCGACCTCGTGATCCATGCCGAGGTCTGCGAAGACCTCTGGGTGCCGATTCCGCCGTCGTCGTCTGCGGCGCTCGCGGGTGCGACCGTCCTGTTGAACCTCTCCGGGAGCCCGATCACGATCGCGCGCGCCGAAGATCGCAAAGACCTCTGCAAATCGCAGTCACTGCGATGCCTCGCCGGCTACGTGTATGCCGCGGCGGGCATGGGCGAGTCGACGAACGACCTGTCGTGGGACGGGCAGACGATGATCTACGAGGGCGGCAATCTCCTCGCCGAAACCGAGCGCTTCCCCGACGGTCCGCGGCACGCGGTCGCCGACATCGACCTCGACCGGCTCCGCCAGGACCGCATGCGACAGGGCACCTTCGACGACAACCGACGCACCCTGCACGCCGACGCGATGTTCCGCACCGTGCATTTCCGCCTCGACCCGCCGGCGCGCGACATCGGCCTGCGGCGCGTGCTCGACCGCTTCCCTTTCGTTCCCGACGACCCCGCGCGGCTCGCCCAGGACTGCTACGAAGCGTTCAACATCCAGGTCTCGGGCCTCGAGCAGCGGATGCGCGCGATCGGCGGTCCGAAGCCGGTCATCGGCGTGAGCGGCGGGCTCGATTCCACCCACGCTCTCCTCGTCGTGGCGCGGGCGATGGATCGGATGGGACGCCCGCGCAGCGACATCCTCGCCTACACGATGCCGGGATTCGCGACGTCGGACCACACCAGATCGAACGCCATCGCCCTCGCCGAAGCCCTCGGTGCGTCGATCGAGACGATCGACATCCGGCCCGCCGCGACCGAGATCCTGAAGGGCATCGACCACCCGTTCTCGGGCGGCGAGCCGGTCTACGACGTCACGTTCGAGAACGTGCAGGCCGGCATCCGCACCGACTTCCTCTTCCGTCTGGCCAACCAGAACGGCGGCATCGTCATCGGCACCTCCGACCTCTCCGAGCTGGCTCTCGGGTGGGCGACGTACGGCGTCGGCGATCAGATGAGCCACTACGCCGTGAACGCCGGTGTGCCGAAGACGCTCATCCAGCACCTCATCCGCTGGGTGATCTCGCGGCCCGAGACCGAGGGCGGGTCGACCGCGCTGTCCGATCGCGCCGTCGAGGTGTTGCAGTCGGTGCTCGACACCGAGATCAGCCCCGAGCTCGTGCCGGCGGGCGAGGACGGCGAGATCCAGTCGACCGAGAGCAAGATCGGCCCGTACTCGCTCAACGACTTCACGCTGTTCCACGTGCTGCGGTACGGCCTGCGGCCGTCGAAGATCGCCTTCCTCGCCGAACGCGCGTGGAGAGATCCGGATGCCGGAGCGTGGCCGCCCGGCTTCCCCGCCGACGACCGGTACGCCTACGAGCTCCCCGAGATCGTCCGGTGGCTGCGGAATTTCCTGCAGCGCTACTTCGCCTTCGCCCAATTCAAGCGCTCGGCGATCCCGAACGGACCGAAAGTCTCGCCCGCCGGGTCGCTGTCACCGCGGGGTGACTGGCGCGCGCCGTCGGACGGCAACGCCGCGGCGTGGCTCGCCGAGCTCGACGCCGCACTGCCGCAATTCGCCGGCGACTGA
- a CDS encoding GNAT family N-acetyltransferase, whose protein sequence is MSALRLAELDADNLGAAVRIPPDVGEKAYVAPVVFSVAQAYVTPTAWPRVILDGDTVVGFVMANWDPENEVPAFRGGIWRLNVADEAKGRGFGRFAVEAVAAEARRRGYDEITVLWNPAPDGPERFYLRVGFEKTGELFGETVGTRKV, encoded by the coding sequence ATGAGCGCACTTCGATTGGCAGAACTCGACGCGGACAACCTCGGAGCGGCGGTGAGGATTCCGCCGGACGTAGGCGAGAAGGCGTACGTCGCACCTGTCGTCTTCTCCGTCGCCCAGGCGTACGTCACCCCGACGGCTTGGCCACGCGTCATCCTCGACGGTGACACCGTCGTCGGCTTCGTGATGGCCAATTGGGACCCCGAAAATGAGGTCCCCGCGTTCCGCGGCGGCATCTGGCGTCTCAACGTGGCCGACGAGGCGAAGGGTCGCGGATTCGGCCGCTTCGCCGTGGAGGCGGTCGCGGCCGAAGCGCGGCGTCGCGGCTATGACGAGATCACCGTGCTCTGGAACCCGGCTCCTGACGGCCCGGAGCGGTTCTACCTGCGCGTGGGTTTCGAGAAGACCGGCGAGCTGTTCGGCGAGACCGTCGGAACCCGGAAGGTGTGA
- a CDS encoding GNAT family N-acetyltransferase yields MEYDVDADPGRVRTDAVWAWLSTEAYWGRQRSRADVETQIAGAWRVVGAYRVDTGEQVGFARAVSDGVTFAYLADVFVTAPHRGRGLGKRILELMIDDGPGRDFRWVLFTGDAHGLYAEFGFEAPDATAMVRPAR; encoded by the coding sequence ATGGAGTACGACGTCGACGCCGATCCCGGGCGAGTTCGGACGGACGCCGTGTGGGCGTGGCTGTCGACCGAGGCCTACTGGGGGCGACAGCGCTCGCGCGCCGACGTGGAGACGCAGATCGCCGGCGCCTGGCGCGTGGTCGGGGCCTACCGCGTGGACACCGGCGAGCAAGTCGGCTTCGCGCGCGCCGTGTCCGACGGCGTCACCTTCGCCTACCTCGCCGACGTCTTCGTGACCGCGCCGCACCGCGGCCGCGGGCTCGGCAAGCGGATCCTCGAGCTGATGATCGACGACGGGCCGGGAAGGGACTTCCGGTGGGTCCTCTTCACCGGCGACGCGCATGGGCTCTACGCAGAGTTCGGTTTCGAGGCCCCCGACGCCACGGCCATGGTCAGACCGGCGCGCTGA
- a CDS encoding DUF1990 family protein, with protein sequence MDDLTYAEVGATGGELPAGYHHTRLKRVIGHGRADFARAADLLLAGEVQRRAGAEVQMSETPLREGARVEMRVRLGPLVFRIPCRVVWAERTADSCGFAYGTLPGHPERGEERFELRLDVSGDVVFTIVAFSRPGRWFTLLGGPVARRFQAHMTRRYLQALDSPGFSAPV encoded by the coding sequence GTGGACGATCTGACCTATGCCGAGGTCGGCGCGACGGGTGGCGAGTTGCCCGCGGGCTATCACCACACTCGCCTGAAGCGTGTGATCGGGCACGGCCGGGCGGACTTCGCGCGTGCGGCCGATCTACTTCTCGCGGGGGAGGTGCAGCGCCGAGCCGGGGCGGAGGTGCAGATGTCGGAGACCCCGCTTCGCGAAGGGGCACGCGTCGAGATGCGGGTGCGTCTGGGCCCGCTGGTCTTTCGGATCCCGTGCCGCGTGGTGTGGGCCGAGCGGACGGCCGATTCGTGCGGGTTCGCCTACGGCACGCTGCCGGGCCATCCCGAGCGTGGGGAGGAGCGCTTCGAACTGCGGCTCGACGTTTCGGGCGACGTCGTCTTCACGATCGTCGCGTTTTCACGCCCCGGTCGCTGGTTCACGCTGCTCGGAGGGCCCGTCGCGCGTCGCTTCCAGGCGCACATGACGCGTCGCTACCTGCAGGCGCTGGACTCTCCCGGCTTCAGCGCGCCGGTCTGA
- the glsA gene encoding glutaminase A, whose translation MTAAADPSSYDLDALRSRVLPHDDGTVDDSIPRLAEADPELCAVALALKDGTVRGSTHADTPFAMQSSVKPFLFALALLDTDGDALHRVGIEPTGEAFDAIKLESGTGRPPNPMVNAGALLTASLVDGGDVEGRTDRIIRGLSAFAGRPLEIDERTASEEREHGERNHALAHLMRAEDTLHVTADDAVEVYGRACAVLLDVEALAVMGATLAFGGVNPVTGERVVPKPIARDVVSVMATCGVYDGSGTWMRRVGVPAKSSVSGAIVLSAPRMLGAAVLSPPLDGQGTSVRGRIASEILSDDLGLHVFAT comes from the coding sequence ATGACCGCCGCCGCTGACCCGAGCTCGTACGACCTCGACGCGCTGCGCTCGCGCGTCCTCCCCCACGACGACGGGACCGTCGACGACAGCATCCCCCGCCTTGCAGAAGCCGACCCAGAGCTCTGCGCCGTCGCTCTCGCCCTGAAGGACGGCACCGTCCGCGGCAGCACGCACGCCGACACTCCCTTCGCCATGCAGTCGTCGGTCAAGCCCTTCCTCTTCGCCCTGGCCCTCCTCGACACCGACGGCGACGCCCTCCACCGGGTGGGCATCGAACCGACCGGCGAGGCCTTCGACGCGATCAAGCTCGAAAGCGGCACCGGTCGCCCGCCGAACCCGATGGTCAATGCGGGCGCCCTGCTGACCGCATCCCTCGTCGACGGCGGCGACGTCGAGGGCAGAACCGACCGCATCATCCGCGGGCTCTCCGCGTTCGCCGGCCGACCCCTCGAGATCGACGAGCGCACCGCCAGCGAGGAGCGCGAGCACGGCGAACGCAACCATGCCCTCGCGCATCTCATGCGCGCCGAAGACACCCTCCACGTCACCGCCGATGACGCCGTCGAGGTCTACGGGAGGGCGTGCGCCGTGCTGCTCGACGTCGAGGCCCTCGCGGTGATGGGTGCCACCCTCGCCTTCGGCGGCGTCAATCCTGTGACGGGCGAACGCGTCGTGCCCAAGCCGATCGCACGCGACGTCGTGTCGGTCATGGCGACCTGCGGGGTCTACGACGGCTCGGGAACATGGATGCGACGCGTCGGCGTCCCCGCGAAATCCAGCGTCTCGGGGGCGATCGTGCTCTCTGCCCCTCGCATGCTGGGCGCCGCCGTGCTGAGCCCCCCTCTCGACGGGCAAGGCACGAGCGTGCGAGGGCGGATCGCGAGCGAAATCCTCAGCGACGACCTCGGACTGCACGTCTTCGCGACGTAG
- a CDS encoding phosphotransferase, which produces MTLSTAAGEAELLRDALELAADTPVALISREPFGAGSITGFEVTPAGSESMTYFVDTSRRVVSEETGMLLGSPTAPECRIWVHPADPYLPALAPAAFSHAAETLLARLGVTAIAPPRIVGYRAGRRAVLRVDVEDGARWIKVVPPSRLERIVGTHRSLAGAGIPMADLVGWSPDGLIVLGQARGTAAPDVVWRPTALLDAVDRLREALAAVPLDHAARVGLADRRDWYAARFREGPDPVRAARVARLLDGVARVWRDVDARVTVHGDLHFGQLFLDDEGAISGLIDVDTTGRGDPADDAAAFIAHAVASAYLTPEDRDERVWELARGALTRWGSDPVRARAATLLLGQVLGAQERDRREGGQDRGADDLLTLAEAVLDPSGEVRRPVTENVRGVS; this is translated from the coding sequence ATGACCCTCTCCACAGCCGCGGGTGAGGCCGAGCTGCTGCGCGACGCGCTCGAGCTCGCCGCCGACACCCCGGTGGCGCTCATCAGTCGAGAGCCGTTCGGCGCGGGGTCGATCACCGGTTTCGAGGTGACTCCCGCAGGCTCCGAGTCGATGACCTACTTCGTCGATACATCGCGCCGGGTGGTGAGCGAGGAGACCGGGATGCTGCTGGGCAGCCCCACGGCGCCCGAGTGCCGCATCTGGGTGCACCCCGCCGACCCGTATCTGCCGGCGCTTGCCCCGGCGGCGTTCTCGCACGCAGCGGAGACCCTTCTCGCCCGGCTCGGCGTCACCGCCATCGCGCCGCCGCGTATCGTCGGCTACCGCGCAGGGCGGCGAGCGGTGCTGCGGGTGGACGTCGAGGACGGTGCGCGGTGGATCAAGGTGGTGCCGCCGAGCCGTCTGGAGCGGATCGTCGGTACGCACCGGAGCCTCGCCGGCGCAGGCATCCCGATGGCCGACCTCGTCGGCTGGTCGCCGGACGGCCTCATCGTGCTCGGTCAGGCACGGGGGACTGCAGCTCCGGACGTCGTGTGGCGACCGACTGCGCTGCTCGACGCCGTCGACCGGCTGCGCGAGGCCCTCGCCGCGGTGCCCCTCGACCACGCGGCCCGGGTGGGGCTCGCCGATCGGCGCGACTGGTACGCCGCACGTTTTCGCGAGGGACCCGATCCGGTCCGGGCCGCGCGCGTGGCGCGCCTCCTCGACGGGGTCGCGCGTGTCTGGCGAGACGTCGATGCGCGCGTGACCGTGCACGGTGACCTGCACTTCGGCCAGCTGTTCCTCGATGATGAGGGCGCCATCTCGGGGCTCATCGACGTCGACACCACCGGGCGCGGTGACCCCGCCGACGATGCGGCGGCGTTCATCGCGCACGCCGTCGCGAGCGCCTATCTCACGCCCGAAGATCGTGACGAGCGCGTGTGGGAACTCGCCCGTGGCGCGCTCACGCGGTGGGGGAGCGACCCGGTGCGGGCGCGCGCGGCGACCCTGCTTCTCGGACAGGTGCTCGGTGCCCAGGAACGCGATCGACGAGAGGGCGGACAGGACCGCGGTGCGGATGACCTCCTCACCCTCGCCGAGGCGGTGCTCGACCCCTCTGGGGAGGTCCGCCGCCCTGTCACTGAGAACGTAAGAGGTGTCTCATGA
- a CDS encoding YidC/Oxa1 family membrane protein insertase translates to MDPLSFPPIAAILDAAYELLMGLAALLQPVAGAASAALAVILLTLLVRTILIPTGIAQARAEQTRARLAPRLRALQRRYRNDRERMSRETMKLYADEKASPLAGCAPVLVQAPIVGVVYALFLYPVIAGHPNALLSEQLFGVPLGASLAGSIVSGTVTAPAALVFGVILVLIVLVAEVTRRLLRPDVAASEGVPGGEAVARMAGFLQFGTAVVALFAPLAAALYLLVTVSWTLVQRLVLRRRFPVEPATSA, encoded by the coding sequence GTGGACCCCCTCTCCTTCCCGCCCATCGCGGCCATCCTCGACGCGGCCTATGAGCTGCTCATGGGACTCGCCGCCCTTCTGCAGCCCGTCGCCGGCGCGGCATCCGCTGCTCTCGCCGTCATCCTCCTGACCCTTCTGGTTCGCACGATCCTCATCCCCACCGGCATCGCGCAAGCGCGGGCCGAGCAGACGCGGGCTCGGCTGGCGCCGAGACTCCGGGCGCTCCAGCGCCGATACAGGAACGATCGAGAGCGGATGTCGCGCGAGACGATGAAGCTCTACGCCGACGAGAAGGCCTCGCCCTTGGCCGGCTGTGCTCCCGTGCTCGTGCAGGCACCGATCGTCGGTGTCGTCTACGCGCTGTTCCTCTATCCGGTGATCGCGGGGCACCCGAACGCGCTCCTCAGCGAGCAGCTGTTCGGCGTGCCGCTCGGTGCGAGCCTCGCGGGATCGATCGTGAGCGGCACGGTCACGGCGCCGGCCGCCCTCGTCTTCGGAGTCATCCTCGTGCTGATCGTTCTCGTCGCCGAGGTCACGCGGCGGCTCCTCCGACCCGATGTCGCGGCGTCAGAAGGAGTTCCCGGCGGTGAGGCTGTCGCGCGAATGGCGGGCTTCCTGCAGTTCGGAACCGCCGTGGTCGCGCTCTTCGCCCCCCTCGCCGCAGCGCTCTACCTCCTCGTCACGGTCTCGTGGACCCTGGTGCAGCGGCTCGTGCTGCGTCGGCGGTTTCCGGTCGAGCCGGCAACAAGCGCCTGA
- a CDS encoding glycosyltransferase — MDVTIIANDTRGGVEPYLALGLEAAKRGHEVRAAAPDDYATAFAQAGIRFIPLSGVDREAISAHADRSSLREMGRHVADLVPVWARDVRDAAEGTDLLVAGIGGMGLARPVAAALGVPLLRAHLQPLDAPSGEYPGPLSPRLDRLGALGRRLSHVVTQVGTTALLVGPERVARRAVGVGTTPTVMLPSIVYGFSPAVVPVNSNRATRRIATGWWTLPHEAAVDISPDLGAFLEESSEVVSIGFGSMLGPEPERLFDVVAQAVTAVGVRAVVLTGWGGLAGTAPRPDVRAVTAVPHGWLFPRVAATVHHGGAGTTGAALRAGVPTFIAPFGADQPFWGSRTHRLGVSPAPVPQSRLTVEVLSRSLERMLRDSVMRERAAALGETLRREPGAAGAVDHLESVVAG; from the coding sequence GTGGATGTGACGATCATCGCCAACGACACCCGTGGCGGGGTGGAACCCTATCTGGCGCTCGGTCTCGAGGCGGCGAAGCGCGGTCACGAGGTGCGGGCGGCAGCACCCGACGACTACGCGACCGCGTTCGCTCAGGCCGGCATCCGTTTCATCCCGCTCTCCGGTGTCGATCGCGAGGCCATCTCGGCGCACGCCGACCGATCGTCGCTCCGCGAGATGGGCCGTCACGTCGCGGACCTCGTGCCCGTCTGGGCGCGTGACGTGCGGGATGCGGCCGAGGGAACCGATCTGCTCGTCGCCGGCATCGGCGGCATGGGTCTCGCACGGCCGGTGGCTGCGGCTCTGGGGGTGCCGCTCCTGCGCGCTCACCTCCAGCCGCTCGATGCCCCGAGCGGCGAGTACCCCGGACCACTGTCTCCCCGGTTGGACCGACTGGGGGCGCTCGGCCGCCGACTGTCACACGTCGTCACGCAGGTCGGGACCACCGCTCTCCTCGTCGGCCCCGAGCGTGTCGCGCGGCGGGCCGTCGGCGTCGGAACGACGCCCACGGTGATGCTTCCATCGATCGTGTACGGATTCAGCCCCGCCGTCGTGCCGGTGAATTCCAACCGCGCGACGCGACGCATCGCCACGGGATGGTGGACGCTTCCGCACGAGGCCGCCGTCGACATCTCGCCGGACCTGGGTGCGTTCCTCGAGGAGTCATCCGAGGTCGTGAGCATCGGCTTCGGCAGCATGCTCGGCCCGGAGCCCGAGCGACTGTTCGATGTCGTCGCGCAGGCCGTCACGGCTGTCGGCGTCCGCGCCGTCGTGCTCACCGGGTGGGGCGGTCTCGCCGGGACGGCGCCGAGGCCCGATGTTCGCGCCGTCACCGCCGTGCCGCACGGCTGGCTCTTCCCCCGCGTCGCGGCGACCGTGCACCACGGCGGCGCGGGAACGACCGGCGCGGCGCTTCGCGCAGGGGTGCCGACCTTCATCGCGCCGTTCGGCGCCGATCAGCCGTTCTGGGGGAGCCGCACCCACCGCCTCGGCGTCTCACCTGCGCCTGTCCCGCAGTCGCGGTTGACCGTGGAGGTGCTCAGCCGGTCGCTCGAGCGGATGCTACGCGACAGCGTCATGCGCGAGCGCGCGGCCGCCCTCGGTGAGACCCTTCGTCGCGAGCCCGGGGCGGCCGGCGCCGTCGACCATCTCGAGTCGGTCGTCGCGGGGTGA
- a CDS encoding DUF6412 domain-containing protein — translation MFDAVTSFFQVLLTLSGAIALSPSDSAAVWVLAAAAALLVALLLTTASLAEGGASRTGAERAIDVSVLVAQSDPDAAGHIRSRAPGAAASAA, via the coding sequence ATGTTCGACGCGGTGACCTCCTTCTTCCAGGTGCTCCTGACGCTGTCGGGCGCGATTGCGCTGAGTCCTTCCGACTCTGCGGCCGTCTGGGTGCTCGCCGCCGCCGCCGCTCTCCTCGTCGCTCTGCTGCTGACGACCGCGTCGCTTGCCGAAGGTGGCGCATCGCGCACCGGCGCGGAGCGCGCCATCGACGTCTCCGTCTTGGTGGCGCAGAGCGATCCCGATGCCGCGGGACACATCCGTTCGCGGGCTCCCGGGGCCGCGGCTTCGGCCGCGTAG